In Pyrus communis chromosome 11, drPyrComm1.1, whole genome shotgun sequence, the sequence ttctcCATTTCAATCCAATCATGTGTACCAAATGAGTCCTTGTTTACTAACCTCGTGGCCTCCAAACTTGTTCTGCATCTTCAATAGCCCACTAGTGAAATAAATAGCTGAAGAATTTCTTTTCTGCTTGATTATTTTATGTGTCTTCCAGACGAAGTCAAGCACATTTGAGAATTCAGTCAACTTGGGAATGGGAACATGCAAAAATGTAAAATGGTTTCCCCATGGACTCTTGCTATCGGGTTTGACCATTTCTTCAATCGACGTATAATTCTCCATGATCCTTGTATTTAGTAAAACCAATGCTGTGCTATTCGCTTCCCTTGAGCTTTGGTTCATCTCTTGCATATATAGCCGAGAGCCAAGAAAGACCATCCCAGTAAGAACGTCATTTATCGTCTGTGATAGTAAATAAGTTAACTGTGTTACAATTTTTTACGAATTTGAAAATATGGTGTTTGGTGAATTGCGTTTGTGTGTGTATTTCAttctatttttttgttagtCTCAATATTTTAAACAATGATATGTAAGAGATTTTTGTTACTAGCCATTAAAAGAGATCTATGTAAAAGTATAATGCATGGGGAGTCTAAGGACTCAAAGTCCCCAAGTCCCCAGTTTAACCGTTCACCTTGAGCTTCAACAATATCAAGACCATTATGGTGAAATTTATGGATAAATTATGTGTTCTTTTAAACGATAGTTGAACAAATTTGATAATTGAGAATCATAGTTTCACGGCTTCTTCATTAGCTTCAATAGGTCAGAATATATTAGTTAGGAATTTAGGATGAAGTAGACACATtgactttaaaataaaataaaaagaattaggCAGTTTCAGACTTTATTTAGTATTTTTAAATGTACTTTAAATTTTAGTGGTTAGTAATAATCATGCCCACCATGCACGGGGTAGGTTTTTGTTAAGGCATTCAGACCTTTTTGGGTTTACATTAAGGCATTGAAATTGACTTGCAAGCAGACGGTTAGCATGGCTAAACATATATTCAGTTTAAGTCCTCTGCATGCCCTCATCCTATGAGCGCagaataaatttatatttagtTCCGAGAATAAATGGCTTAAAAAGAAGAGACAACATATACTTTTGTTTTAAACAGGAGAAGGAAAGTCAAACATGAAAGCTTATTCTCgtattttataaagaaaaaaaatacatacacacatacagAAACCAAAATATTGCAGAGAAAACCTGATACTTACCACTCTGAGCTTGCTCTTAATTAATCTGATTCGATCAAGAGCGGTCGCCATAGTTGATACTGTAATTGGTGCGAATTCAAGTCCATTGTTTGAGGATTTTATTGGTGATCGATCATCTACCCTCATGACGCTCTTTGAAATGCCCCACCAAAAATCGGATACGGTGTTCAACAAGGATGAGATAGTTTTGGTCATAACATTTTCGCTCTTGGTTTTTTATGGCAACCGTGAAGGAAAAGTTAGTGGAAGAGAAGGATTGTCAGCCCTTTGTAGACAGGAGAGAATAAAGCCCATGAGGGGGTAGCCATCACCTAATGCATGGTGCAACTTGAATATTACATTATCAGCTGCATTGCTATTTGGGTactttataatatgaatttccCACAGTGGTTGGTCATGTGGAAATCCTTTTGTAGCTATGTTTGAGATATAGTCATCAAAATACTCGTCATATGATTCATTTGACAAGTTGGAAGGGAAAATTGGAGTTTTAACATGGTCTTCAAGCTTCACTTCAACCTTTTAATTTCCACCGTTTCTTTCCATTATTTTCAATCTATttccaaattaaataattattgaattgttCATAGAATGAATCATGTGAAGAGTACTTCAAAAGAAACATCAAACGTCCCTAGTACTTGGATGTTGTACAATACTTGGTCTAAAACTTATCAAGTTTTGAAATAGCATACTATTTTGCGGcatgtcttttttattttactgaCAATGGCATATTATAGACAAAATATGCTCGTGCATTTAGTTCGGTATTTGATTAATATGACAGTGTGTTTGTGTGGCTTTGCCCAAACTGCAATATAACAAACATAAGGACACTTATTGACAACAAGCAACGTCAACTTCGAAAAGGAATTGACAACAAACCAACTGGTGTCCATACTAGCTTGAATTTTATGCTCAACACCATTAGCGAAGCTACCAAAGATACATAGTAGACCCAAGAGGGTCCGAGGACACATCATCTTAAAACTAAGATACTCACTAGGAGAGACTCACAAATAAGCTCACTACAGTTTTGTAGAGTTTCAAATATGTGACTGTTCTTCAGTGCTATATATTTTGCATAGAATTTTTGTCTGCGGCATTGGATATCATATTGAGGGCATTTTCCATGCACAACTTCAACCTTTGTGGATCTATGATGCCTTTTTTCACTGTGAAGGCAAGCTTCACCTTTCCCATATAACTTACGATTGATATGTCAAGTGCCTGCAGGTCCATGTAAATTGtgttacctatatatatatatctctctacTATCATTAAGAAAACATACCTcacatatatatagataaaaatcaataaattcaTTTACTTAATGAAGATGCAAACTCATCataaaaaatgtaaagttttatttgttgttttcaTTTTGCAAAACAATTCTTCGAATATCATTTTCTGAAATGCTACTAGAAGAGCTTTAAACGAACAAGACAATCACAGAAACACCACACAGCCCTTGTTAATCAACCAAACCTTAATTTATTATGTATCTGATTACAGAAACGGACGATGAATATTATTGTTTCCAAAACTTCTGAGACCGTATGTGTGTGCATGATATagtaagggtaatgctagggagattaaatttggagactaaatttgcaaactaaatgatgtgtcaccaaaaaagaataagcatgtttatcaatgtttaagtaataaatcaattatcaactttgatgtcatttaatttttaaaactgtCAACAAATTttgtctccctaacattacttaTATAGTAATATCTGGTTTACCTCAGGTGTCCCAACTACCAAAAAGTACAACCCTTTGATTGGTTGGTTTGCCAAAGACATTTTTTCCACCGGGCCAATCATACTTGTGATCACCACGCTCGAGTTCTTTAATGTGCTACGGATGTATCTTGATGCTGCCTGCACCACCAGTAGCTTTACAATTTTTAGATAAATGTTGTATATATGAAATATCACATGCATCTTCGAATGCTGGTTTGGTGCACATGTTTGGATGGAAcgaatattaaattaaaagtacgttaaaaaaataataataatactactATGATCACTGAAAGAATTGAAGATAGATTACTCATGAAGAAAATTTGTTCATTCTAATCCTTCATAAAATAGTAGGAttagaatggatgaattttcTTCATAGATAATCCTATTCTGATTCATTCCAAATTAAAATCATTGACATCCACCTTCAATatagtttaaaatttgaaaattctcTATTTCAATCCAATCATGCATACCGAATGAGTccttatttactaacctcgtGGCCTCCAAACTTGTTCAGCATCTCCAATAGCCCACTAGTGAAATAAATAGCTGAAGAATTTCTTTTCTGCTTGATTATTTTGTGTGCATTCCAAACGAAGTCAAGCACATTTGAGAATTCAGTCAACTTGGGAATGGGAACATGCAAGAATGTAACATGATTTCCCCATGGGCTCTTGCTATTGGGTTTGATCATTTCTTCAATCGACGCATAATTCGCCATGAACCTTGTATTTAGTAAAACCAATGATGTGCTATGCGCTTCCCTTGAGCTTTGGTTCATCTCTTGCATATATAGTCGAGAGCCAAGAAAGATCATCCCAGTAAGAACGTCATTGATCGTCTGTGATAGTAAATAAGTTAActgttttacaattttttacgaATTTGAAAATATGGTGTTTGGTGATTTGCATTTTGTGTGTGTACTTCAttctatttttttgttagtCTCAATATTTTAAACAATGATGTGTAAGAGATTTGTGTTACTAGCCATTAAAAGATCTATATAAAAGTATAATGTGTGGGGAATCTAAGGACTCAAAAGTCCCCAATTTAACTGTTCACCTTGAGGTTCAACAATATCAAGACCATTACGGTGAAATTTATGGATAAATTATGTGTTCTTTTAAAGGATAGTTGAACAAATTTGAGAATTGAGAATAATAGTTTCAGGGCTTCTTCATTAGCTTCAATAGGTAAGATTATACTAGTTCGGAATTTAGGATGGAGTAGGCACATtactttggaaaaaaaaaaaaagaaaaaaaaaagaattagacAGTTTTAgactttctttattatttttaaatgtacTTTAAATTTTAGTGGTTAGTAATAATCATGCCCACCATGCATGGGGTAGGTTTTTGTTACGGCATTCAGACCTTTTTAGGTTTACATTAAGGCATTGAGATTGACTTACAAGCAGACGGTTAGCATGGCTAAACATATATTCAGTTTAAGTCTTCTGCATGCCTCATCCTATGAGCGCagaataaatttatatttagtTCCGAGAATAAATGGCTTAAAATTAAGCAACAACATATACTTTTGTTTTAAACAGGACAAGAAAGGTCAAACATAAAACCGTATTCTCGtatattataaagaaaaaaaaatacatacacaCATGCATAAACCAAAATATTGCAGAGAAAACAGATACTTACCACTCCGAGTTTGCTCTTAATTAATCTGATTCGATCAAGGGAGATCATAATCGTTGATATTGTAATTGGCGCGAACTCAAGTCCATTTGTCGAGGATTTTATTGGTGATGGATCATCTTCCCCCCTAAAGCTCTTTGAAATGCCCCACCAAAAATCTGATATGGTGCTCAACAAGGATGAGATAGTTTTGGTCATAACATTTTCAATCTTCGTTTCTGATGGCAGCAGTGAAGGAAAAGTTAGTGGAAGAGAAGGATTGTCAGCCCTTTGTAGACAGGAGAGAAGAGCGCCCATGAGAGAGTAGCCATCACCTAATGCATGGTGCAACTTGAATACGAGATTACCAGCTGCATTGCTATTTGGGTACTTTATAACATGAACTTCCCACAGTGGTTTGTCTTGTGGAAATCTTTTAGTAGCTATGCTTGAGATATAGTCATCAAAATACTCGTCATAAGATTCGTTCGACAAATTGGAAGGGAAGATTGGAGTTTTAACATGGTCTTCAAGCTTCATTTCAACCTTTTTCCATTGTTTCTTCCCATTTTTTCAATCTGTTTCCAAATTAAATAATACTGTTCATGAAAAAGTGCACATCATGTAAAGAATACTTCAAAAGAAACTTCAAACGTCCTAAAAAACTTTTAGTCCACGTACTATAGTGATGCAATATAACCATAATGATCTAGTACAATGTTTAGATCTATAACTTTATCAAGGTTAGGGATGTCATTCGatgggaaaaaataaaatacaacatATAAGTATGGTTCCACTTCTAATATTATCGAGACCTTTAGTGATAAAACTCGATATCTACCAATAAGTGATAAAGTTAGGACAGTATCAATGTGGTTAGGAGTGGATTAATGTTTCGTCTCTCTGAATATCGAACAAGTTAGTGGCATTGTTTATGAGTGGATTAAGGTTAGGAGTGGATTAAGGTTAGGAGtgataaagttataattttaatatattatgaggcaatcacttaatactacgattTAATGGCATTGTTTAGTATGAATtcgttatataaaaaaaaatttaaaaaatcccATTTTGGTgcctaaaaaaaaacacacacacacacacttcacgACCTTGTTCATAATTCACACCAAACCGAAAGAATTTGAAATGTAGTTTGCCCTATAACTAATTATGCTCACATCTGGAAAATATTGAAACCACTAAAAAATACAGTCCATGAAAATGACTCGTCCAATCAAGATGatcattaaaattgaaaatcgatcaatgtagttcCTGAAAATGGGTatcacaaatcaatgtggtcattctgCCATAATTGTGTCAAAAAatctgttatgtgctgatgtagCACATAACCGAGTCCCAtaaatctaattaaatattacCAGGTGAATTAGAAAATATTACCTAATGCATGGTGCAACTTGAATATGAGATTACCAGCTGCATTGCTATTTGGGTACTTTATAACATGAACTTCCCACAGTGGTTTGTCTTGTGGAAATCTTTTAGTAGCTATGCTTGAGATATAGTCATCAAAATACTCGTCATAAGATTCATTCGACAAATTGGAAGGGAAGATTGGAGTTTTAACATGGTCTTCAAGCTTCACTTCAACCTTTTTCCattgtttctttccatttttttcaatctgtttccaaattaaataaatactgTTTATGAAAAAGTGCACATCATGTAAACAATACTTCAAAAGAAACTTCAAACGTCCCAAAAAACTTTTAGCCCACGTACTATACTAATGCAATATAACCATAACGATCTAGTACAATGCTTAAATCTAAAACTTTATCAAGCttagaaaatatttaaatatgtttttattatataattacaaattttaaaataaaaaaaagaagatgactgttcatcatcttcttccccttcccAAAAACCGAACACACACCCCGACTCATACAGTGACACAGCCATCAACCCAAACCCTGTAAAAACGCACAATGTAGTTGCCATATGCACAGCATTGACCACCTAACCCACCACTCGCTCACCACCAAcgccttcctcttcctcctcctcagcTCCCAACATCCCCCCTCCATCAATgaaaccaccaccacctccgcTCTCACCCCGTCCGATCTTCTCCAAGCTTAACCACATGTCCTCCCCAACCTACATCTATCGTTCCGCGATCGTATCGGCGCCATCGGCTCCAGACAATCCAATCGGTCGCACCCCGTTCTTGGGATTCTCGTGCTATCCGGCGCCGATAATCCGAACTGAAACCTCTCCGGTGTCGCTCGACCCGAAGGTGCAGTCGACAGGGTGGTGTGGGGCTGTAGTGGTTGCTCGGTGGTAGaggaaagaagatgatgaacggtcatttttttagtaaaaataaaattttttttatttaaatattttttgattCACATGGTAATATTTAATAGATTTATAGGACTCATTTATGTGTCATATCAGCACTTAACAAAATTCTTAACGAAATTATAATGGAATGATCATATTAATTTGCGACACCCACTTTTAAGGACTACAtttatcgattttcaatttcatggatcattttgatgggatgattaattttaggaattatttgtgataaaaaactcaaaaagaaaCTGTATTTGGACCTAAAATCGTTTACTTAGTCAAGAGGAATTGAGGAATTTCACTGATGATATTTATATTCAAGTATAAGTGATAAATTTTAAGTTAAACTGACTTTGATAGTTTATGCGAAAATTAACATAATTCTCCAACCTTCAACTAAACTATTCAAACAAAATTTGCTTTTGAAACGTTGTCTAATAAGTAAAAGGAaggaaacagagagagagagagagagagagagagagagagagtaccattATAGAGGAGAAGCGTGGGTTGATGGGCAGGAACACATTCTCGAGCAATGACAAAAATTGAGAGTCATCAATTGGAAATTCATTTTCCAAAATAGCAAGAATTGATACCGATAAAACAGAGCTGTTGAAATAGTGGCCAGTAGGGCTCACTGGCTCCAGTTCCTCTTCCCAAACCTCCATCTTGGTTTATGTATGTATACTATTCAAATTATAAACCTTTCATCAGTTTGCACGAATGGCtatgtatttatagaataatGTGACCAACAAAGAGGTCTGATGTCAGAGCATTTTTGTTTACTATTATAATTAGAGAGATTATATTTATACATCTCAAATTACTTCTTTcatacatttttaattttttaatatttttctatcaagtgtttgtggtgtgtagaaaatattaaaaaagtaaaaatgtgtTAGAGAAATAATttgaggtgtgtgaatataatctctttaTAATTATAGCGTACGCTCAACACATATCTAATCATTTGTCATGTGTTGTTTGATATAATTCTAGTCAACTTTCACATTAAACgttactttttcaattttgaaaaaaaaaaattaaagttaagtAAAATGACACATGCCAAATTATTAAGTGTATTGTGAGCATATACCATAGtttatggtggtgagcaaaatgTTTTCCCTAATCACATATCTCCTCTttgacaaataaaattaaaaaaaaacatgtctcctttgtgtcttttttttttattattatttttaaactatATTCTACACtaagaagagagaaaaacttgtgtaagGCTCAATTTATCACTAGATCATGCTGAGTGGTACTACTATATTCAAAACTTACCTTTTGTTAAACCAAACTGATGAATAAGTTTAActttaaattagaaaaaaaaattataacataATTGATTAGTTAATTACAATCGAAAAACAAAAGACTGTCTCAAGTGCACCTCATCCCTCTCCTCGTCCTCACCAACCGACCCCATTATgtttctatttttagttttagttttgaatAATCATTTTCGGTATTaatgttaatattttaaaacttttaatCAAACAAACGGTAAGTTTTAAATGAATTATAGTATCACACAGTATAATTCAATGGCAAGTTAaatttcacacaaattttttcttttaaaaagaaagaatatgAACCTGCCTCATAACGTTTTAgtcgagaatcgaatctaaattCTTTTAAAAGAACAAGCTTTTCTCTTAAGGGAAGCAATAATGTTGGAAAGAAAGCAGAGAAAGCAGAAGCAGAGACTGGGATCAAAGAAACTCAGAAGCCACAAATTTGTAAGGTTGAATCGCAGCACCCAAAAACTGTCGAGAAGAGATACAAAGGAATAATAAGGTGAAAATGAAGGTCTGAATATGAACAAATCACTGCCCAGATTTACTTTTAATAAGATGAAAACAAAGCTCGTCGGCGAAGTCGTATTTGCGTTCGTCGTCGTCGCTTAGGAACGGTTCAAATTCACCCGCATCCTCCGAACCAATTAATGCTTACAGCACCATTCTCAATGTCCTCTGCAAGTCCTCTTTCCAGCAGCAGCTTTGCGATCATAGTTATTTTGTTCCTCTTATTGGGTGTTTCAGCAAAACATTTCACTGATACTGTTTCacaaaatgaaacaacaaaATCTGGGCGTATTTGCGTTCCTTGTTGCCGCTTAGGAAAGATTCCATCCGCCCCAGTCACCGCCGAAGCTCATCCTCACCGACCGCAAAGTTccttctctatctctctcctcCAGATCTTTCTCTATCGAATTCTTCACCATATCTTCCATTCTCAAATTTCCAACTCCACAAAACATTTGTTGTTTGACTGGATGGATGAATGGATCACGATCTAGTGCGAGAATTCAAGAGAGAAAGATCTCgaggagagagatagagagagaaaaggaacTTAGCCGGCGGTGACTGGGGGTGGTTGGAGTAGGTTGTTGTCCGGTGTTTATTTGACTGCgttgcttttatttttctttaatttttataattagtaaaTATATAACAGTTGTAAATTTTCGAACGAGTGGAGGGTCAAATGTCAGAGACAAAAATAAATGCAATCTGAAGACGTGGGCCCAAAAATAAATGCAAACGTTGGCCCCAAAAAACAACGCGTTTTGTGCTGCAGCAGACCTGGGGCCCAAAAACCGATGCGTTTTGCGCTGTGAATGTTAATTCGTAcagagaaacaacactaaatgcAATCAGAAGACATCAGACCTTGGCCCCTTAAACGATGCGTTTTATACTGTCAATGTTAATGCCGTTGAACAGTAAAACTTCTTCTTTATAACAGGTCCCATATATAATTTGTTTCCTTGTCGGTGTTAATTAATACCATTGAAACTTTGCATTAAAGGGGAGCTGTATAACATTTATGACATGACACGAAAACGATTAAAAAATAACGGATTTTGAAttaacacgataactaattggATCATTATCAAATGATCCATTAAAACACGCGAGTAATCCGTTTTTACccgataagaaaaaaattattttgataattttaaagtttaattactaaaagatttattataaaatataatagtcatattaatatatacaatatattctatattaaatatataattttgtattattattctatataagttaaaaaatatatatatagtcatTATTTATCTATACTATTATATCTATTCATTAATGAaactctctttgtcaaccaaaagatggtgaaaatactacttagtcttctatcacataaaaaaaaatgatgagcaATAATGCATTTTCGGATGACAAACGaaaagtcaaaatttttattacaaacttAAAATTGTATTTTGGAGGCTCAAACGACCCTGAATGGTCGAAATCTATTGTACATCATGGCAAAGCGATGAGTTTGACCCATGACGTCATTTTCTTTCCGAAAATGTATCATGAGCCCCAGCTCAGATGCTAAAAAGACAAATTTCCATTGCATCCTTTTGTATTATGACGTTCCATCGATCCTTGATCTATTTTGCCATTTGTTCTACATCAAAAAGAATTTGTGTCTTCATAAGAGATAAAGAGGCAGAGGCAAATGAATATGCACCATTGACAGGGCCACATGATGTCCAAGAAAAGGCCAAGGGAGCTATAGTTGTCCCCTCCACTCCACTCCACTCCACTCCATCACTGAAACGAAACTATTTACGATCTATTATCGTCTTCATTATCATAGACATAGAGATCATGATCAGGTTGGGTCAATGTCAACTGAACCGTGTGGGTCGAATTTCTGTGAGTAATTAACCACTTGCATTCCGTGAGTGATGAATTATTGATGATGCTGGCAACAAGAGATATTCGATGGTGatccttttcatttttgtttaaaaatactcGATTGCTTATTTGACGTGGAGGAGTTGTATACAGAAATTTTTAGACAACCTTTTTATCCTTGTGAAGGGAAAGCAGGACCAAAATATCAATACAAACATGGACAATTTTAGCTACACATCAACTAACTAAAAACGTGGAGAATATCATGGTGCCCGTAACAGAAAAGAATTGCCACTGCTCTTGACAATACCATGCGTGCCTCTATCCTTCACGAATAAGGTATTTTCATGTTATAAATTTAaacactttaaaattttaatcattatttaaaaattatttataaaattgtcattcaaattgaaaattttgtattAAATATATGGGCCGTTCATCATAatatgttacttaatgttatctATACTTACGTTACGTTCCATACATTTGGATGATTGAAAAAAATCCgcgtcaaatgatttttttgtattttttttttgtaaagatgatcttCAAAGAGGGATTAAGAAACAACAacaatatatgtaaaataattCTTGGACACTCAAAAAATGAGGAGAAATTCTACCTTAAAATGCTTCTTGAACGTTTACAGAAATTCGTGTTTGTGTCaaatgtgacatctcacatcgtccaggggagtgatccttatatgtatattcccatccctacctagcacgaggctttttgggagctcactggcttcgggttccgtaggaacttcgaagttaagcgagaaaggggctaaaacaatcccatgatgggtgacccactgggaagttgctcgtgagttcccaaaaacaaaaccgtgagggaatggtaagcccaaagcggacaatatcgtgctacgatggtggagcgggcccgggaagtgatccgccccgggccgggatgtgacatcaaaCCATTAATATTGTAAATCATTATGTGAAGCTCATCTTTGTtgcaaataaatttaaaaaaaaataataatacagtCAATAATCAATtataataaatagataaaaaaattatattatttttcatcaattttcatAATATATTCTACAGTTCAATAACAAAAtatctcatattttattaatgatgacaaaatatctcatatttcattaataatttttcaaaaaataaacttttataaaataagttataatataaaaatatgaaattttatgAACAGCCAGGAAATTTTTTGAAGAATAAATCTTCCTCATCATTTAAGTtagggtgcatttttgctcatccACACTAACTATAGGGTATGCTCACCACCCCTTTTAATGCTTGCCATGTGTAATCCACACTAACTCTAGttaaacctttttttctttttttttttgctttaattAATAGATAAGAGAATCCTAGTTTTACTTATTTACTTCCATATATATCctttccttttaaatttttaattaaaactttaaaCTCCCCTTTTTGAATACAAACAGACTCAACCTTGCACACGCATCTTTTGGGTTTTCCATCTGCTACACATCTTCTGGGTTTTCCATCCGCTATTTTTCTTCAACTAGAAAACGGTACGCAATTCCCATTTATTTGCTTTTTAGGATTATTATAGGTAGGAATGGGCATTGAACACCCATTTCGTGTTAAGGATGAGGCGGTGGTGGGGTAACCTGATGGGATAGTACTACCCAGAGTCTACATCTTCCTCTTCATCATAAATACTTTAAATTATGTTCCATCATGGATTATAGGATGTCAATATATATGCTTTTCTTAGGATTATTATAGGGTGTCAAAATATATGCTTTTTATGATTATTATAGGGTGTCAATATATATGCTTTTTAGGATTATTATAGGgtgttaatttaatttaatattaagtAATTTGATACTTGTACAGATGGAACATCAAGATGATGAGTTTCATACTCCATCTTCCAGTGATGCCAAAGAATCAGTTGATTGTATACATTTAGATTCTGATTCTGAAACCTTTGAAGTCTTGgatcaaaatgaagaaaaaggagaatttACAAGCAAAGTTGGTGATATTTCTCTAAGGATGACTTTTGATAATAAGGATGATGCATATAATTACTACAATGCATATGGTAAAGGGTTGGATTTAGCGTGAGAAAGAACATAGAGAATAAGGACATGTCATGTGTgctaaagaaaaaacaattttgttgttcttgtgaaggtttttataaaaaaataaaaaagaactccaaagaagaaaggagaagaaaCAAGATGTGGCTGCAAGGCAATGCTTGAAATCAAACTTAATTTAGAAAGGAAGTTTGTTGTGACAAATTTTGTTGCTGAACATAGTCATGTTCTTGTTCCGGCATCAAGTTCCCATTTATTGAGGTCACAACGAATAATAGAGCCTTCTCAAGCAAAATTGAGAGATCAAATGCATTCTGCAAGACTACAGTCATCTCAAATCTTCTCATACTTTACTACAGAAGCAGGAGGGtctcaaaaactaaattttattcagTCTGATTGTAACAATTTGATAATGAGAAAGCGCATCGGGATTCTTAAAAAGGGCAActcagaatgtttgtttttttgttttttttttttttttc encodes:
- the LOC137707486 gene encoding wax ester synthase/diacylglycerol acyltransferase 11-like, encoding MEVWEEELEPVSPTGHYFNSSVLSVSILAILENEFPIDDSQFLSLLENVFLPINPRFSSIMIEKNGKKQWKKVEVKLEDHVKTPIFPSNLSNESYDEYFDDYISSIATKRFPQDKPLWEVHVIKYPNSNAAGNLIFKLHHALGDGYSLMGALLSCLQRADNPSLPLTFPSLLPSETKIENVMTKTISSLLSTISDFWWGISKSFRGEDDPSPIKSSTNGLEFAPITISTIMISLDRIRLIKSKLGVTINDVLTGMIFLGSRLYMQEMNQSSREAHSTSLVLLNTRFMANYASIEEMIKPNSKSPWGNHVTFLHVPIPKLTEFSNVLDFVWNAHKIIKQKRNSSAIYFTSGLLEMLNKFGGHEAASRYIRSTLKNSSVVITSMIGPVEKMSLANQPIKGLYFLVVGTPEALDISIVSYMGKVKLAFTVKKGIIDPQRLKLCMENALNMISNAADKNSMQNI